In the genome of Sebastes umbrosus isolate fSebUmb1 chromosome 14, fSebUmb1.pri, whole genome shotgun sequence, one region contains:
- the LOC119501069 gene encoding uncharacterized protein LOC119501069 isoform X1, which translates to MEGDLHGDCSDVSTLHVKTEAVDENPSALVVGSREPPAPCGDTACRGGGGGVDQTAEELADNTTTPVLLYPVSTDRFFTTSGDGKTYLKIAPASAVTCVLSSPPASVMPPAPSDKTLHSGSDFSSKAVLCLIEAVGRRWGLYETRERSQLFQSVQEEMASKGHMLPVEKIRRKWNNLIVTYKRVKDRSRETGHAKTSWEFFDLMDATLCDTVGTQIVNNKRNKGCNAGSTLPGPLAKIAAKPQVPPPATLIRPNGDFASTGGVDSAGQGAIGSAATITSVATATVSPTNTPELKPLIILNSDIVATTIHPATMGPSPSFISSPCFTETTSPSLDSTSNADLNASRYVGRKAPSFSSGVIPFRLSNNQNLLGLSSSFPPASPSLASSIPTTLSATTEGQNQKGSEERTSVALFQEFLKRQEEQAYLDRVARRRVEAREKRRERREVRMAESLGRVATALELLSSKQDTVIALLQRLADRK; encoded by the exons atGGAGGGAGATCTGCACGGAGACTGCAGCGACGTCTCGACTCTGCATGTGAAAACTGAAGCGGTCGATGAGAATCCATCTGCGCTGGTTGTGGGCAGCCGAGAGCCGCCTGCGCCCTGCGGAGATACCgcatgcagaggaggaggaggaggagtggatcAGACTGCAGAGGAGCTGGCTGACAACACAACTACTCCTGTACTGCTGT ATCCTGTGAGCACAGACCGCTTCTTCACCACATCTGGAGATGGGAAAACCTACCTGAAGATAGCTCCAG CTTCCGCAGTCACctgtgtcctctcctctcccccagCTTCAGTGATGCCGCCTGCTCCTTCAGATAAGACGCTTCATTCCGGCTCCGACTTCTCCTCCAAAGCCGTGTTGTGTCTGATCGAGGCGGTCGGCCGCCGCTGGGGCCTGTACGAGACCCGGGAGCGCTCGCAGCTCTTCCAGAGCGTCCAGGAGGAGATGGCCTCCAAGGGGCACATGCTGCCTGTTGAAAAGATCCGCCGCAAGTGGAACAACCTCATTGTCACGTACAAGAGGGTTAAAGACCGCAGCCGGGAGACGGGCCACGCTAAAACGTCCTGGGAGTTCTTCGAT CTGATGGACGCCACGCTCTGCGACACCGTTGGCACTCAGATCGtcaacaacaaaagaaacaaaggcTGCAACGCCGGTTCCACGCTGCCTGGTCCTTTGGCAAAGATCGCTGCGAAACCACAGGTTCCGCCGCCCGCCACCCTCATCCGCCCTAATGGGGACTTTGCTTCGACGGGTGGCGTGGACTCGGCGGGTCAGGGAGCCATCGGTAGCGCTGCTACCATTACCTCAGTGGCTACTGCCACCGTTAGCCCGACAAACACTCCAGAGCTCAAGCCCCTGATCATCCTCAACAGTGACATTGTTGCGACCACTATTCATCCAGCCACCATGGGGCCATCTCCGTCTTTTATCTCTTCACCTTGTTTCACAGAGACAACTTCCCCTTCCCTCGACTCGACTAGCAACGCAGACCTCAACGCATCGCGCTACGTAGGCCGTAAAGCTCCGTCGTTCTCATCAGGCGTCATACCCTTTCGCCTCAGTAACAACCAGAACCTCCTcggcctctcctcctcttttcccccTGCTTCCCCCTCTCTCGCGTCATCTATCCCCACTACGTTATCTGCGACAACCGAAGGACAGAATCAGAAAGGGAGCGAGGAGCGAACCAGCGTCGCTTTGTTCCAGGAGTTTCTGAAGCGACAGGAGGAGCAGGCCTATCTAGACCGGGTGGCTCGCCGCAGGGTGGAAGCCCGAGAGAAGAGGCGCGAGAGGAGGGAGGTACGGATGGCGGAGTCCCTCGGCAGGGTAGCCACGGCCCTGGAGCTGCTCTCCTCCAAACAGGACACCGTCATCGCCCTCCTGCAGAGACTTGCTGATCGGAAGTGA
- the LOC119501356 gene encoding ABC transporter F family member 4-like, with protein MERKRTRGRIFVDEEEEEKEEEFMDRKSPRKRKRVRYIEDDKDDVEEDEEEEEEEEEEEDQEDNEQPGTSAENTHNQRAQENGFLSVTCGNKKGILHIDKFERGEACIESGDHWFDPPDFEDFGGKASSKKWKQTISHKNKPLQFLFDKGSLTTKGFKRRRSETIKQKKILSRNCITSSSEESEIQSAEETEEDDVKDDNWSPGSEEPAPETEEDEGEKAAAENGGEVVDSGDDESQEGEMEDDDMPAVAENGEDNSVFEERETKSITSTPKKRTSLKKEVKVVIKRLPEATRGCQSNGIKNLLEGLY; from the exons atggaGAGGAAAAGAACCCGGGGAAGAATATTTgttgatgaagaagaagaagaaaaagaagaagaatttatGGACAGGAAAAGCccaaggaaaagaaagagagtcaGATATATTGAAGATGATAAGGATGATgttgaggaggatgaagaagaagaagaagaagaagaggaggaagaagatcaGGAAGACAATGAGCAGCCAGGCACATCCGCTGAGAACACCCACAACCAGAGAGCACAAGAAAACG GATTCTTGTCTGTAACCTGTGGAAACAAAAAGGGCATTCTGCATATAGATAAGTTCGAAAGGG GTGAGGCATGTATCGAGAGTGGGGACCACTGGTTTGATCCTCCTGACTTCGAGGACTTTGGGGGGAAAGCCTCCAGTAAAAAATGGAAACAAACTATTTCCCATAAAAATAAGCCTCTGCAGTTTTTGTTTGAT AAAGGATCCTTAACAACCAAGGGATTTAAAAGGAGAAGAAGTGAGACTATAAAG caaaaaaaaatcctgtcacGTAATTGCATCACGAGTTCATCTGAAG AGTCAGAAATACAGTCCGCAGAAGAAACTGAGGAAGATGATGTTAAAGACGACAACTGGAGTCCAGGTAGTGAGGAACCGGCACCggagacagaggaggatgagggagaaAAGGCAGCGGCTGAAAATGGAGGAGAAGTTGTCGACTCAGGAGATGACGAGAGTCAAGAAGGGGAAATGGAAGATGACGATATGCCTGCTGTTGCTGAGAACGGCGAAGACAACAGTGTTTTTGAAG AAAGGGAGACAAAATCGATCACTTCAACACCCAAGAAAAGAACATCATTAAAGAAGGAAGTAAAAGTTGTCATCAAAAGGCTTCCAGAG GCCACGAGAGGTTGTCAGTCCAATGGAATAAAGAATCTACTAGAAGGTTTGTATTAA
- the LOC119501069 gene encoding uncharacterized protein LOC119501069 isoform X3: MEGDLHGDCSDVSTLHVKTEAVDENPSALVVGSREPPAPCGDTACRGGGGGVDQTAEELADNTTTPVLLYPVSTDRFFTTSGDGKTYLKIAPDKTLHSGSDFSSKAVLCLIEAVGRRWGLYETRERSQLFQSVQEEMASKGHMLPVEKIRRKWNNLIVTYKRVKDRSRETGHAKTSWEFFDLMDATLCDTVGTQIVNNKRNKGCNAGSTLPGPLAKIAAKPQVPPPATLIRPNGDFASTGGVDSAGQGAIGSAATITSVATATVSPTNTPELKPLIILNSDIVATTIHPATMGPSPSFISSPCFTETTSPSLDSTSNADLNASRYVGRKAPSFSSGVIPFRLSNNQNLLGLSSSFPPASPSLASSIPTTLSATTEGQNQKGSEERTSVALFQEFLKRQEEQAYLDRVARRRVEAREKRRERREVRMAESLGRVATALELLSSKQDTVIALLQRLADRK; encoded by the exons atGGAGGGAGATCTGCACGGAGACTGCAGCGACGTCTCGACTCTGCATGTGAAAACTGAAGCGGTCGATGAGAATCCATCTGCGCTGGTTGTGGGCAGCCGAGAGCCGCCTGCGCCCTGCGGAGATACCgcatgcagaggaggaggaggaggagtggatcAGACTGCAGAGGAGCTGGCTGACAACACAACTACTCCTGTACTGCTGT ATCCTGTGAGCACAGACCGCTTCTTCACCACATCTGGAGATGGGAAAACCTACCTGAAGATAGCTCCAG ATAAGACGCTTCATTCCGGCTCCGACTTCTCCTCCAAAGCCGTGTTGTGTCTGATCGAGGCGGTCGGCCGCCGCTGGGGCCTGTACGAGACCCGGGAGCGCTCGCAGCTCTTCCAGAGCGTCCAGGAGGAGATGGCCTCCAAGGGGCACATGCTGCCTGTTGAAAAGATCCGCCGCAAGTGGAACAACCTCATTGTCACGTACAAGAGGGTTAAAGACCGCAGCCGGGAGACGGGCCACGCTAAAACGTCCTGGGAGTTCTTCGAT CTGATGGACGCCACGCTCTGCGACACCGTTGGCACTCAGATCGtcaacaacaaaagaaacaaaggcTGCAACGCCGGTTCCACGCTGCCTGGTCCTTTGGCAAAGATCGCTGCGAAACCACAGGTTCCGCCGCCCGCCACCCTCATCCGCCCTAATGGGGACTTTGCTTCGACGGGTGGCGTGGACTCGGCGGGTCAGGGAGCCATCGGTAGCGCTGCTACCATTACCTCAGTGGCTACTGCCACCGTTAGCCCGACAAACACTCCAGAGCTCAAGCCCCTGATCATCCTCAACAGTGACATTGTTGCGACCACTATTCATCCAGCCACCATGGGGCCATCTCCGTCTTTTATCTCTTCACCTTGTTTCACAGAGACAACTTCCCCTTCCCTCGACTCGACTAGCAACGCAGACCTCAACGCATCGCGCTACGTAGGCCGTAAAGCTCCGTCGTTCTCATCAGGCGTCATACCCTTTCGCCTCAGTAACAACCAGAACCTCCTcggcctctcctcctcttttcccccTGCTTCCCCCTCTCTCGCGTCATCTATCCCCACTACGTTATCTGCGACAACCGAAGGACAGAATCAGAAAGGGAGCGAGGAGCGAACCAGCGTCGCTTTGTTCCAGGAGTTTCTGAAGCGACAGGAGGAGCAGGCCTATCTAGACCGGGTGGCTCGCCGCAGGGTGGAAGCCCGAGAGAAGAGGCGCGAGAGGAGGGAGGTACGGATGGCGGAGTCCCTCGGCAGGGTAGCCACGGCCCTGGAGCTGCTCTCCTCCAAACAGGACACCGTCATCGCCCTCCTGCAGAGACTTGCTGATCGGAAGTGA
- the LOC119501069 gene encoding uncharacterized protein LOC119501069 isoform X2 codes for MEGDLHGDCSDVSTLHVKTEAVDENPSALVVGSREPPAPCGDTACRGGGGGVDQTAEELADNTTTPVLLYPVSTDRFFTTSGDGKTYLKIAPASVMPPAPSDKTLHSGSDFSSKAVLCLIEAVGRRWGLYETRERSQLFQSVQEEMASKGHMLPVEKIRRKWNNLIVTYKRVKDRSRETGHAKTSWEFFDLMDATLCDTVGTQIVNNKRNKGCNAGSTLPGPLAKIAAKPQVPPPATLIRPNGDFASTGGVDSAGQGAIGSAATITSVATATVSPTNTPELKPLIILNSDIVATTIHPATMGPSPSFISSPCFTETTSPSLDSTSNADLNASRYVGRKAPSFSSGVIPFRLSNNQNLLGLSSSFPPASPSLASSIPTTLSATTEGQNQKGSEERTSVALFQEFLKRQEEQAYLDRVARRRVEAREKRRERREVRMAESLGRVATALELLSSKQDTVIALLQRLADRK; via the exons atGGAGGGAGATCTGCACGGAGACTGCAGCGACGTCTCGACTCTGCATGTGAAAACTGAAGCGGTCGATGAGAATCCATCTGCGCTGGTTGTGGGCAGCCGAGAGCCGCCTGCGCCCTGCGGAGATACCgcatgcagaggaggaggaggaggagtggatcAGACTGCAGAGGAGCTGGCTGACAACACAACTACTCCTGTACTGCTGT ATCCTGTGAGCACAGACCGCTTCTTCACCACATCTGGAGATGGGAAAACCTACCTGAAGATAGCTCCAG CTTCAGTGATGCCGCCTGCTCCTTCAGATAAGACGCTTCATTCCGGCTCCGACTTCTCCTCCAAAGCCGTGTTGTGTCTGATCGAGGCGGTCGGCCGCCGCTGGGGCCTGTACGAGACCCGGGAGCGCTCGCAGCTCTTCCAGAGCGTCCAGGAGGAGATGGCCTCCAAGGGGCACATGCTGCCTGTTGAAAAGATCCGCCGCAAGTGGAACAACCTCATTGTCACGTACAAGAGGGTTAAAGACCGCAGCCGGGAGACGGGCCACGCTAAAACGTCCTGGGAGTTCTTCGAT CTGATGGACGCCACGCTCTGCGACACCGTTGGCACTCAGATCGtcaacaacaaaagaaacaaaggcTGCAACGCCGGTTCCACGCTGCCTGGTCCTTTGGCAAAGATCGCTGCGAAACCACAGGTTCCGCCGCCCGCCACCCTCATCCGCCCTAATGGGGACTTTGCTTCGACGGGTGGCGTGGACTCGGCGGGTCAGGGAGCCATCGGTAGCGCTGCTACCATTACCTCAGTGGCTACTGCCACCGTTAGCCCGACAAACACTCCAGAGCTCAAGCCCCTGATCATCCTCAACAGTGACATTGTTGCGACCACTATTCATCCAGCCACCATGGGGCCATCTCCGTCTTTTATCTCTTCACCTTGTTTCACAGAGACAACTTCCCCTTCCCTCGACTCGACTAGCAACGCAGACCTCAACGCATCGCGCTACGTAGGCCGTAAAGCTCCGTCGTTCTCATCAGGCGTCATACCCTTTCGCCTCAGTAACAACCAGAACCTCCTcggcctctcctcctcttttcccccTGCTTCCCCCTCTCTCGCGTCATCTATCCCCACTACGTTATCTGCGACAACCGAAGGACAGAATCAGAAAGGGAGCGAGGAGCGAACCAGCGTCGCTTTGTTCCAGGAGTTTCTGAAGCGACAGGAGGAGCAGGCCTATCTAGACCGGGTGGCTCGCCGCAGGGTGGAAGCCCGAGAGAAGAGGCGCGAGAGGAGGGAGGTACGGATGGCGGAGTCCCTCGGCAGGGTAGCCACGGCCCTGGAGCTGCTCTCCTCCAAACAGGACACCGTCATCGCCCTCCTGCAGAGACTTGCTGATCGGAAGTGA
- the LOC119501073 gene encoding GTPase IMAP family member 7-like — protein sequence MIVGNLGENSPDVMTGAEQDDQGEQPLRIMLLGKSGVGKSSSGNTILGRQVFKSDMKLKRVTKYCEKESGTVKDVPVTVTGKGKDVPVSLIDTPGLFETDRNKELIVRDILKCVKLQEPGPHVFVLVVPVGRMTQEDQDTNTLIEVMFGPRVWDYTIVLFTHGDRLDGKTINDVITESEDNLRNFMRKCSGGFHVFNNKKPEDPNQVTSFLAKIQTLVALNGGKHYQNAQYPKQERKIREKQESILAERNAEITGRETQLQEHFQGQELEMKKRELWRKEEDRSREAAESYIRRTSHIWKFIFFLGGIVLVGLALGELIVWLPAVIVILILIFFKKSILRLFISGKIPWLSKKIQ from the exons ATGATAGTTGGCAACTTGGGTGAGAACAGCCCTGACGTCATGACCGGTGCTGAGCAGGATGATCAGGGGGAAC AGCCCTTGAGGATCATGCTTCTTGGGAAGAGCGGGGTGGGCAAGAGCTCGAGTGGGAACACCATCCTCGGGCGACAGGTGTTTAAATCCGACATGAAGCTGAAGAGAGTCACCAAATACTGCGAAAAGGAAAGTGGGACGGTTAAGGACGTGCCCGTCACTGTGACCGGTAAAGGTAAAGATGTGCCTGTCTCTTTGATCGACACGCCCGGCCTCTTTGAAACCGACCGTAACAAGGAGCTGATTGTGCGAGATATTCTGAAGTGCGTCAAACTGCAGGAACCAGGACCTCACGTCTTCGTGTTAGTCGTCCCCGTAGGAAGGATGACTCAGGAAGACCAAGACACCAACACGCTGATCGAAGTGATGTTCGGCCCGAGAGTGTGGGACTACACCATCGTGCTGTTCACCCACGGCGATCGCTTGGATGGGAAAACAATAAACGACGTCATCACGGAGAGCGAGGACAATCTCCGCAACTTCATGCGCAAGTGCAGCGGCGGCTTCCACGTCTTCAACAACAAGAAACCGGAGGACCCGAACCAGGTGACGAGCTTCTTGGCAAAGATCCAGACCCTGGTGGCCCTGAACGGAGGGAAACACTACCAAAATGCCCAGTATCCCAAACAGGAGAGGAAGATCAGGGAAAAACAGGAGAGCATCCTGGCGGAGAGAAATGCTGAGATCACCGGCAGGGAGACGCAGCTGCAGGAGCATTTCCAGGGCCAAGAActggagatgaagaagagggagctgtggaggaaagaggaggacagGTCAAGAGAGGCTGCAGAGAGTTACATCCGCAGGACCTCCCACATTTGGAAATTCATCTTCTTCCTGGGAGGAATAGTACTGGTAGGTTTGGCTCTTGGAGAACTAATTGTGTGGCTTCCGGCAGTAATtgtgattttgattttgattttcttCAAGAAGTCCATTCTACGTCTGTTCATTTCAGGAAAAATACCATGGCTTTCTAAGAAAATCCAATAG